From Bradyrhizobium symbiodeficiens, the proteins below share one genomic window:
- a CDS encoding acyl-CoA dehydrogenase family protein, translating to MDFQHSARSLELQERVRRFMQAHVEPVEELYYEQVKPEASRYKTPPVLQDLKRLAREQGLWNLFLSGEHGPGLTNLEYAPVKEIMGRILWAPEVFNCSAPDVGNMEVLANYATKAQQERWLKPLLEGRIRSGFSMTEPQVASSDATNIQCAITRDGDDYVINGRKWFTSGAMNEDCEILIVMGKTAPDDPDRHRQQSMILVPRNTPGVRIIRDMLTYGYDDAPSGHPEIVYENVRVPVENILLGEGRGFEIAQGRLGPGRIHHCMRLIGCAQRALELMCGRAVSRVAFGKPLAEQGSVREDIANSFCEIAQARLLTLQAADKMDREGNKAARDLIAAAKIVVPGMAARVIDRAIQIHGAAGVSQDTFLARAYVYARFIRIGDGPDQVHLAAVGKELIKRGGVMG from the coding sequence ATGGACTTCCAACACTCCGCCCGTTCGCTGGAGCTGCAGGAGCGCGTTCGGCGCTTCATGCAAGCGCATGTCGAGCCGGTCGAGGAGCTCTATTACGAGCAGGTGAAGCCGGAAGCTTCGCGCTACAAGACGCCGCCGGTGCTGCAGGACCTGAAGCGGCTGGCGCGGGAGCAGGGGCTGTGGAATCTGTTTCTCTCCGGCGAGCACGGACCGGGTCTGACCAATCTCGAATATGCCCCCGTGAAGGAGATCATGGGCCGCATCCTGTGGGCGCCCGAGGTCTTCAACTGCTCCGCGCCCGACGTCGGCAACATGGAGGTGCTCGCGAACTACGCCACCAAGGCGCAGCAGGAGCGTTGGCTGAAGCCGCTGCTGGAGGGGCGGATCCGCTCCGGCTTCTCGATGACCGAGCCGCAGGTCGCCTCCAGCGATGCCACCAACATCCAGTGCGCCATCACGCGCGACGGGGACGACTACGTCATCAACGGCCGCAAATGGTTCACATCAGGCGCGATGAACGAGGATTGCGAGATCCTGATCGTGATGGGCAAGACCGCGCCTGACGATCCCGACCGCCACCGCCAGCAATCCATGATCCTGGTGCCCAGAAACACGCCGGGCGTCCGCATCATCAGAGACATGCTCACCTATGGCTATGATGACGCCCCCAGCGGCCATCCCGAGATCGTCTACGAGAACGTCCGCGTGCCCGTCGAGAACATCCTGCTCGGCGAGGGACGCGGCTTCGAGATCGCGCAGGGGAGGTTAGGGCCCGGCCGCATCCACCATTGCATGCGGCTGATCGGCTGCGCCCAGCGCGCGCTCGAATTGATGTGCGGGCGCGCCGTCTCCCGCGTGGCCTTCGGCAAGCCGCTCGCAGAGCAGGGCTCGGTGCGCGAGGACATCGCCAACTCCTTCTGCGAGATCGCGCAGGCACGGTTGCTCACGCTTCAGGCCGCCGACAAGATGGACCGCGAGGGCAACAAGGCCGCGCGCGACCTGATCGCGGCGGCCAAGATCGTGGTGCCCGGCATGGCCGCCCGCGTCATCGACCGCGCCATCCAGATCCACGGCGCCGCCGGCGTCTCGCAGGATACGTTCCTGGCCCGCGCCTATGTCTACGCCCGTTTCATCCGCATCGGCGACGGACCGGACCAGGTTCATCTGGCGGCGGTGGGGAAGGAGCTGATCAAGCGCGGGGGGGTGATGGGCTAG
- a CDS encoding response regulator, translated as MQGPVLVILVVEDDFLIQDLVQGALSEGGFESEVASSGEEAVTLLQGDENNYRALVTDIHLQGALTGWDVAKRARELNPDMPVIYMTGAGADQWPSHGVPNSMLLQKPFAPAQVVTAVSQLLNQTPPPHE; from the coding sequence GTGCAGGGTCCTGTCTTGGTAATTCTCGTCGTTGAGGACGACTTCCTCATTCAAGATTTGGTTCAGGGCGCGCTTTCCGAGGGTGGCTTTGAAAGCGAGGTTGCCTCATCGGGGGAAGAGGCTGTGACCCTGCTCCAAGGCGACGAGAACAATTACCGTGCGCTGGTCACGGACATTCATCTTCAAGGCGCGCTCACGGGATGGGACGTCGCGAAACGCGCCAGAGAGCTCAATCCCGATATGCCGGTGATCTACATGACCGGAGCAGGTGCCGATCAGTGGCCTTCGCACGGTGTGCCGAACAGCATGCTTTTGCAAAAGCCATTCGCACCAGCGCAAGTCGTGACAGCCGTGTCGCAGCTCCTCAACCAGACGCCGCCGCCTCACGAATGA
- a CDS encoding alpha/beta fold hydrolase, with amino-acid sequence MICSGPSALAAVEPFPAAFRIERISVNGVTLHVRVGGKGPAVVLLHGFGDTGDMWAPLAKALYKDHTVIVPDLRGMGLSSQPAGGYDKKNQGVDIAMVMDKLNVQKADLVTHDIGNMVGYALAAQYPDRITKWVVIDAPLPGIGPWDEILKSPMLWHFNFRGPDVDRLVKGRERIYLDRFYNDLSADPKAIDEATRNHYAKLYARPGNMHYAFEQFAAFGQDAKDNKVFAANKLNMPILALGAEKSFGDQQVAVIREVGTKVDGGIITGSGHWIMEEQPAQTVSKVRAFLDGK; translated from the coding sequence ATGATCTGTAGCGGCCCATCGGCTCTTGCAGCCGTCGAGCCCTTTCCCGCGGCTTTCAGGATCGAACGCATTTCGGTCAATGGTGTCACCCTGCATGTCCGCGTCGGCGGAAAGGGACCGGCAGTCGTGCTCCTGCATGGCTTCGGCGATACCGGCGACATGTGGGCGCCGCTCGCCAAGGCGCTCTACAAGGACCACACCGTGATCGTTCCCGACCTGCGCGGGATGGGGCTTTCGTCGCAACCCGCGGGGGGCTACGACAAGAAAAACCAGGGCGTCGACATCGCCATGGTCATGGACAAGCTCAACGTCCAGAAGGCCGATCTGGTGACGCACGACATCGGCAACATGGTGGGCTATGCGCTCGCGGCGCAATATCCCGATCGCATCACCAAATGGGTCGTCATCGACGCGCCGCTGCCGGGCATCGGTCCCTGGGACGAAATCCTGAAAAGCCCCATGCTGTGGCATTTCAACTTCCGCGGCCCCGACGTCGATCGCCTGGTCAAGGGCCGCGAGCGCATCTATCTCGACCGGTTCTACAACGACCTGTCGGCCGATCCCAAGGCCATCGACGAGGCGACGCGCAACCATTATGCGAAGCTCTACGCACGGCCTGGCAACATGCATTACGCCTTCGAGCAGTTCGCGGCGTTCGGGCAGGACGCCAAGGACAACAAGGTTTTCGCCGCGAACAAGTTGAACATGCCGATCCTCGCCCTCGGCGCCGAAAAGTCCTTTGGCGATCAGCAGGTCGCGGTCATCCGCGAGGTCGGCACCAAGGTCGACGGCGGCATCATCACCGGCTCCGGACATTGGATCATGGAGGAGCAGCCGGCGCAGACCGTGAGCAAGGTGCGCGCTTTCCTCGACGGGAAATGA
- a CDS encoding methyl-accepting chemotaxis protein yields the protein MTSDRSGNAAKLAGRFTLAAKLYAIFALFALLTAAMAMLSDYNSRRGADLTSAIETANAAALNVERVNSLVYAVVMESRGVYMSTEPAVVKKYGEGLLKFNAQILDVVKRWETIVKADDAEQFATFKKRIEQFVEFRKELVRRGVEINAAAGREWGDNDANRAVRSALNKDLEALSKVYAGRAKQIARETETNRTLSFVLTCLGGVALALVVIGIIIIARSVARPLATITATIKQVADGAENVVVPHSDRADEIGALARAIQVFQEAMGRNRNLASEVSQGSAAREERARHIEQSVEEFRGAIGAIMRGLSDNASTMRKTAQTITRVTADASSRAGTAANATEQASHNVTAVAGAAEELSASVVEIGRQVRQSAGAVEQTGQRTEKSISEIESLAAATQRIDGVLNLIQAIAEQTNLLALNATIEAARAGEAGRGFAVVAHEVKALAGQTAKATAEISENVAMIQASTRNAVDAVREIGGAVREINEVTSAIAGAIGQQDAATREISSNAQSAAQGNETLVANITSLRDAIGETDTAASSVLTAAGSLTETADTLSREVEKFFQNLRSGAADGRIAKAG from the coding sequence ATGACATCAGACCGATCTGGGAATGCCGCCAAGCTGGCCGGCCGTTTCACGCTTGCCGCCAAGCTCTATGCGATCTTCGCGCTGTTCGCGCTGCTCACGGCGGCGATGGCGATGCTGTCCGACTACAACAGCCGCCGCGGCGCCGACCTGACCAGCGCGATCGAGACGGCGAACGCCGCCGCGCTGAACGTCGAGCGCGTCAACTCGCTGGTCTATGCGGTGGTCATGGAATCCCGCGGCGTCTACATGTCGACCGAGCCCGCCGTGGTGAAGAAATACGGCGAGGGCCTGCTCAAGTTCAACGCGCAGATCCTGGACGTCGTGAAGCGCTGGGAGACCATCGTCAAGGCCGACGATGCCGAGCAGTTCGCCACCTTCAAGAAGCGCATCGAGCAGTTCGTCGAGTTCCGCAAGGAGCTGGTGCGACGCGGCGTCGAGATCAACGCGGCCGCGGGCCGGGAATGGGGCGACAACGATGCCAACCGCGCGGTGCGCTCGGCGCTGAACAAGGACCTCGAGGCGCTGTCCAAGGTCTATGCCGGACGCGCCAAGCAGATCGCGCGCGAGACGGAGACCAATCGCACCCTGTCCTTCGTGCTGACCTGCCTCGGCGGCGTGGCGCTGGCCCTGGTCGTGATCGGCATCATCATCATCGCCCGCTCGGTCGCCCGCCCGCTCGCCACGATCACCGCAACCATCAAGCAGGTCGCCGACGGCGCCGAGAATGTCGTGGTGCCCCACTCCGACCGCGCCGACGAGATCGGCGCGCTCGCGCGCGCGATCCAGGTGTTCCAGGAGGCGATGGGCCGCAACCGCAACCTCGCCTCCGAGGTCTCGCAGGGCTCCGCCGCGCGCGAGGAGCGCGCCCGCCACATCGAGCAATCCGTCGAGGAATTTCGCGGGGCGATCGGCGCTATCATGCGCGGCCTCAGCGACAACGCCTCCACCATGCGCAAGACCGCGCAGACCATCACCCGCGTCACCGCAGACGCCTCCAGCCGTGCCGGCACGGCGGCGAACGCCACCGAGCAGGCCTCGCACAACGTCACGGCGGTGGCAGGCGCGGCCGAGGAGCTGTCGGCCTCGGTGGTGGAGATCGGCCGCCAGGTGCGGCAGAGCGCCGGCGCGGTCGAGCAGACCGGCCAGCGCACCGAGAAGTCGATCTCCGAGATCGAGAGCCTTGCCGCAGCCACGCAGCGCATCGACGGCGTGCTGAACCTGATCCAGGCCATCGCCGAGCAGACCAATCTGCTGGCGCTCAACGCCACCATCGAAGCCGCGCGCGCCGGCGAAGCCGGTCGCGGCTTTGCCGTGGTCGCCCACGAAGTGAAGGCGCTCGCGGGCCAGACCGCCAAGGCCACCGCGGAGATCAGCGAGAACGTCGCGATGATTCAGGCCTCGACCCGCAACGCGGTCGATGCCGTGCGCGAGATCGGCGGCGCGGTGCGCGAGATCAACGAGGTCACCTCCGCGATCGCCGGCGCCATCGGCCAGCAGGACGCCGCCACGCGCGAGATCTCGTCCAACGCGCAAAGTGCAGCGCAAGGCAACGAGACGCTGGTCGCCAACATCACCTCGCTGCGCGATGCCATCGGCGAGACCGATACGGCAGCCTCCTCCGTGCTGACCGCGGCGGGGAGCCTGACCGAAACCGCGGACACGCTGTCGCGGGAAGTGGAGAAGTTCTTCCAGAACTTGCGGTCGGGAGCCGCAGACGGCCGTATCGCCAAGGCGGGATGA
- a CDS encoding ethanolamine ammonia-lyase subunit EutB — protein MVYRHTIDATTHTFPDLRDLLAKATPPRSGDRLAGIAAGTAEQMIAARMALADVPLGQFLQEAVIPYEADEVTRLVIDSHDAKAFAPVASLTVGGFRDWLLSDAATPEVLRKLAGGITPEMAAAVSKLMRNQDLILAARKCEVVTAFRNTIGLKGRMSTRLQPNHPFDDARGITASILDGILLGAGDACIGINPASDDPAVIAQLLRLLDEIITRLKIPTQGCVLTHVTTTLSLIGQGVPVDLVFQSVAGTEAANRSFGVDLALLKEAQEAGLSQRRGTVGQNVMYFETGQGSALSAGAHHGVDQQTCEARAYAVARAFAPLLVNSVVGFIGPEYLYDGKEIIRAGLEDHFCGKLLGLPLGIDICYTNHAEADQDDMDNLLTLLAAAGVTFIMGIPGADDVMLNYQSTSFHDALYVRDVFGLRRAPEFDDWLVRSGLAGADFRLAGDAGLLPDFASRLIA, from the coding sequence TTGGTCTACCGCCACACCATCGACGCCACGACCCACACCTTCCCGGACCTGCGCGATCTCCTTGCCAAGGCGACGCCGCCGCGCTCCGGTGACCGGCTGGCCGGGATCGCCGCCGGCACCGCCGAGCAGATGATTGCGGCGCGGATGGCGCTGGCCGACGTTCCGCTCGGCCAGTTCCTGCAGGAAGCCGTGATCCCCTATGAGGCCGACGAGGTCACCCGCCTCGTCATCGACAGCCACGACGCCAAGGCCTTCGCGCCGGTGGCATCCCTGACGGTCGGCGGCTTCCGCGACTGGCTGCTGTCCGATGCCGCCACGCCGGAGGTCCTGCGCAAGCTGGCGGGCGGCATCACGCCGGAGATGGCCGCCGCGGTGTCGAAGCTGATGCGCAACCAGGATCTGATCCTGGCGGCGCGGAAATGCGAGGTCGTCACAGCCTTCCGCAACACCATCGGCCTGAAGGGGCGGATGAGCACGCGGCTGCAGCCCAACCATCCGTTCGACGATGCCAGGGGCATCACCGCCTCGATCCTCGATGGCATCCTGCTGGGCGCCGGCGATGCCTGCATCGGCATCAACCCGGCCAGTGACGATCCGGCCGTCATCGCGCAATTGTTGCGGTTGCTCGACGAGATCATCACGCGGCTGAAGATCCCGACGCAAGGCTGCGTGCTGACCCATGTCACGACGACGCTGTCGCTGATCGGGCAGGGCGTGCCGGTCGATCTGGTCTTCCAGTCGGTCGCCGGCACCGAGGCCGCCAACCGCAGTTTCGGCGTCGACCTGGCGCTCCTGAAGGAGGCACAGGAGGCCGGGTTGTCGCAGCGGCGCGGCACCGTCGGGCAGAACGTGATGTATTTCGAGACCGGCCAGGGCTCGGCGCTGTCGGCGGGCGCCCATCACGGCGTCGACCAGCAGACCTGCGAGGCGCGCGCCTATGCAGTCGCCCGCGCCTTTGCCCCGCTGCTGGTCAACAGCGTGGTCGGCTTCATCGGCCCGGAATATCTCTATGACGGCAAGGAAATCATCCGTGCCGGGCTGGAGGACCATTTCTGCGGCAAATTGCTTGGCCTACCGCTCGGAATCGACATCTGCTACACCAACCACGCCGAGGCGGACCAGGACGACATGGACAATCTGCTGACGCTGCTCGCCGCCGCCGGCGTCACCTTCATCATGGGCATCCCTGGTGCCGACGACGTCATGCTGAACTACCAGTCGACGTCCTTTCACGACGCGCTCTATGTCCGAGACGTCTTCGGTCTGCGCCGTGCCCCGGAATTCGACGACTGGCTCGTGCGGTCGGGTCTTGCGGGCGCCGATTTCCGTCTGGCCGGCGATGCAGGCCTGCTGCCCGATTTTGCCTCGCGGCTGATCGCCTGA
- a CDS encoding B12-binding domain-containing radical SAM protein translates to MRAASNGTSRRILCVFPRYTSSFGTFEHSYPLTDGVRAFMPPQGLLLLAAYLPQEWQVKFVDENLRRATREEFEWAEAVFVSGMHIQRQQMNDICRRAHEFDLPVALGGPSVSACPDYYPSFDYLHVGELGDATNQLIEILSRDTSRPEVQVVLTTKDRVPMTEFPIPAYELAEVKKYFLGSIQYSSGCPYQCEFCDIPGLYGRNPRIKSPEQIIAELDRLRECGMTDTVYFVDDNFIGNRKAAMDLLPHLIEWQKRTGYVVRLACEATLNIAKRPEILEKMREAYFITIFCGIETPDPEALKAMQKDHNMMVPILEGVRTINSYGLEVVSGIIMGLDTDKPNTAEALLGFVEESRIPLLTINLLQALPKTPLWDRLEREGRLVHDDGRDSNVDFLLPYDDVVASWKHAMGVAYEPEKVYARYQHQCDNVYVHRMKMPVPDEMKTWPNIRRGLVMLRNIFWKVGVLGDYKRVFWKFAWGRIRRGDLEGLIGCTLIAHHLITFARAASSGRQNASNYSIRLREAAVPAE, encoded by the coding sequence ATGCGAGCTGCAAGTAACGGAACGTCCCGGCGGATTCTATGTGTGTTTCCGCGCTACACCTCGTCGTTCGGCACGTTCGAGCATTCCTATCCCCTGACCGATGGCGTCCGCGCCTTCATGCCGCCGCAGGGGCTTTTGCTGCTCGCGGCCTATCTGCCGCAGGAGTGGCAGGTCAAATTCGTCGACGAGAACCTGCGTCGTGCGACCAGGGAAGAGTTCGAATGGGCGGAAGCCGTCTTCGTCAGCGGCATGCACATCCAGCGCCAGCAGATGAACGACATCTGCCGCCGCGCGCATGAATTCGATCTGCCGGTCGCGCTCGGCGGTCCGTCCGTCAGCGCCTGTCCCGACTATTATCCGTCGTTCGACTATCTCCATGTCGGTGAGCTCGGCGATGCCACCAACCAGCTGATCGAGATACTGTCGCGCGACACCTCGCGTCCCGAGGTCCAGGTGGTGCTGACCACCAAGGATCGCGTGCCGATGACGGAGTTTCCGATCCCGGCCTACGAACTCGCCGAGGTGAAGAAATATTTCCTCGGCAGCATCCAGTATTCCAGCGGCTGTCCGTATCAGTGCGAGTTCTGCGACATCCCCGGCCTCTACGGCCGCAACCCGCGCATCAAGTCGCCGGAGCAGATCATCGCCGAGCTCGACCGCCTGCGCGAATGCGGCATGACCGACACGGTCTATTTCGTCGATGACAATTTCATCGGCAACCGCAAGGCGGCGATGGATCTGTTGCCGCATCTGATCGAATGGCAGAAGCGGACCGGCTACGTGGTGCGGCTTGCCTGCGAGGCGACGCTCAACATCGCCAAGCGGCCCGAGATCCTCGAGAAGATGCGCGAGGCCTATTTCATCACCATCTTCTGCGGCATCGAGACGCCGGATCCCGAAGCGCTGAAGGCGATGCAGAAGGACCACAACATGATGGTCCCGATCCTGGAGGGCGTGCGCACCATCAACTCCTACGGCCTGGAGGTGGTGTCCGGCATCATCATGGGGCTCGACACCGACAAGCCGAATACGGCGGAGGCGCTGCTCGGCTTCGTCGAGGAGTCCCGGATTCCGCTGCTCACGATCAACCTGCTCCAGGCGCTGCCGAAGACGCCGCTGTGGGACCGGCTGGAGCGCGAGGGGCGCCTCGTTCACGACGACGGCCGCGATTCCAACGTCGATTTCCTGTTGCCCTACGACGATGTCGTGGCGTCCTGGAAGCATGCCATGGGCGTCGCCTACGAGCCCGAGAAGGTCTATGCGCGCTACCAGCATCAGTGCGACAACGTCTATGTGCACCGCATGAAGATGCCGGTACCGGACGAGATGAAGACCTGGCCCAACATCAGGCGCGGCCTCGTCATGCTGCGCAACATCTTCTGGAAGGTCGGCGTGCTCGGCGACTACAAGCGCGTGTTCTGGAAGTTCGCGTGGGGGCGCATCAGGCGCGGCGATCTCGAAGGCCTGATCGGATGCACCCTGATCGCGCACCACCTCATCACCTTTGCGCGCGCGGCATCGAGCGGCAGGCAGAACGCCTCGAACTACTCGATCCGGCTGCGCGAGGCCGCCGTTCCCGCCGAATGA
- the eutC gene encoding ethanolamine ammonia-lyase subunit EutC, which yields MSDPALPRRPTLDLRAFTPARVAIGRSGASVPTKALLDFTLDHARARDAVHAAFDAPRLAADLGALGLAVTEVRSQAVDRKDYLRRPDLGRRLDPGSAGVLAQAAPAPCRLALVIGDGLSAAAVHAHAAALVSRLLPLLAEGDDVAIDHAVVASGARVALGDEIGVLLGARMALMLIGERPGLSAPDSLGAYLTFAPKPGRSDAERNCVSNIHHAGLSYDEAAFKIAWLVREGLARQVSGVALKDESADRAPRRIGAALPE from the coding sequence ATGTCTGATCCGGCCCTTCCGCGCCGTCCGACCCTCGATCTGCGGGCGTTCACGCCGGCGCGGGTCGCGATCGGGCGTAGCGGCGCGAGCGTGCCGACCAAGGCGCTGCTCGATTTCACGCTCGATCATGCCCGCGCCCGCGATGCCGTGCATGCCGCCTTCGATGCGCCGCGTCTGGCCGCCGATCTCGGCGCGCTGGGACTTGCCGTCACCGAGGTGAGGAGCCAGGCGGTCGACCGCAAGGACTATCTGCGGCGGCCGGATCTGGGACGGCGGCTCGACCCCGGCTCGGCCGGGGTTCTGGCACAAGCGGCCCCGGCGCCGTGCCGGCTCGCGCTCGTGATCGGCGACGGCCTGTCCGCGGCGGCGGTCCACGCCCATGCGGCGGCCCTGGTGAGTCGCCTGCTGCCGCTGCTCGCGGAAGGAGATGACGTCGCGATCGACCATGCCGTCGTCGCCTCAGGCGCGCGTGTCGCGCTCGGCGACGAGATCGGCGTCCTTCTCGGCGCGCGCATGGCCCTGATGCTGATCGGCGAGCGGCCGGGCCTTTCGGCGCCCGACAGCCTCGGCGCCTATCTGACCTTTGCGCCGAAGCCCGGCCGCAGCGACGCCGAGCGCAATTGCGTGTCGAACATCCACCACGCCGGGTTGAGCTACGACGAGGCCGCCTTCAAGATCGCCTGGCTGGTTCGCGAGGGGCTGGCGCGGCAGGTCAGCGGCGTGGCGCTGAAGGACGAGAGTGCGGACCGCGCGCCGCGCCGAATTGGCGCGGCGTTGCCCGAATGA
- a CDS encoding efflux RND transporter permease subunit, with the protein MLEKHSENEVHVDKVEQGPASSIAFGLERIGLIAVRAPIVSCIVLLVLIVGAVFGIHRIKIDDSLSQLFRSDTREFKQYEEVTKKFPAEEFDVLVVVEGKNLLARNNLEKLRDFVTDLQLVDGTRGLVSLFSARQAPAPGKLPAALFPAELPEGDAYNKFIETVKNNEIIRGKLLSEDGTLALIVLSLDPEVVGSNKLTKTVADIRALMKEDLGETGLNVQLSGVPVMQLEIRNAVERDGLTYNILGILAGCIIAIIFFRKVSFMVAAAFPPMIAILLALGALGWANFNLNMFLNVMTPLIMVISFSDSMQLTFAARDRLIAGQDKFTAFKNAVLVVGPACVLTHGTAGISFIALQFSDSDLIRKFGEAGLAATIIALVAVLSLVPVFGVLLVRNEKLFAVKFQSADAGVQALRNFCYWIAVRMVGRPGLFSLIALLFVGSLGIVYANLEPRYRLADQVPDKRQAVAASDRLDAKLTGANPVNVLIQFPKGESLYSPETLQTIADVHSTVEKTAGVGNVWSVETLRRWLAEKAGNADVATLKEYISVIPEHLVRRFIDAQQDAVLVAGRVPDKDSSQLLPIVDKLDAELDAVRKKHPGYEIAVTGLAAIAARNSASMIEKLNHGLTIEFALVAIFIGLAFRSWVVMFACILPGIFPVVMSGTVLWAMGEGLQFASVVALTVSFGLGLSATIHFLNRLRLESKPGVGSALAVERATVLVGPALILTTVVLACGLVVTVFSDLPSLRLFGWLGAFSMIMALVADLFILRPTAMWLINLHARLQGTDKPAI; encoded by the coding sequence ATGCTCGAAAAGCACAGCGAGAATGAGGTTCATGTCGACAAGGTCGAGCAGGGACCTGCGTCCTCGATCGCCTTCGGGCTGGAGCGCATCGGGCTGATCGCCGTGCGGGCGCCGATCGTCTCCTGCATCGTCCTGCTCGTCCTGATCGTCGGCGCCGTGTTCGGCATCCACCGGATCAAGATCGACGATTCTCTGTCGCAGCTGTTTCGCTCCGATACCCGCGAGTTCAAGCAGTACGAAGAGGTGACCAAGAAGTTCCCGGCCGAGGAGTTCGACGTTCTCGTCGTGGTCGAGGGCAAGAATCTGCTGGCGCGGAACAACCTCGAGAAACTGCGTGACTTCGTGACCGATCTGCAACTGGTCGACGGCACGCGCGGTCTGGTCTCGCTGTTCTCGGCACGCCAGGCGCCGGCGCCGGGCAAGTTGCCGGCGGCGCTTTTCCCGGCCGAGCTGCCCGAGGGGGACGCGTATAACAAGTTCATCGAGACCGTCAAAAACAACGAGATCATCCGCGGCAAGCTGCTATCCGAAGACGGCACGCTGGCGCTGATCGTGCTCTCGCTCGATCCGGAAGTCGTCGGCTCCAACAAGCTGACCAAGACCGTCGCCGACATCCGCGCGTTGATGAAGGAAGACCTCGGCGAAACCGGGCTCAACGTGCAGCTCTCCGGCGTGCCGGTGATGCAGCTCGAGATCCGCAACGCGGTCGAGCGCGACGGGCTGACCTACAACATCCTCGGCATTCTCGCCGGCTGCATCATCGCGATCATCTTCTTCCGCAAGGTCTCCTTCATGGTCGCGGCGGCGTTCCCGCCGATGATCGCGATCCTGCTGGCGCTCGGTGCGCTCGGCTGGGCCAATTTCAATCTCAACATGTTCCTGAACGTGATGACGCCGCTCATCATGGTGATCAGCTTCTCGGACTCGATGCAGCTCACTTTTGCCGCGCGCGACCGGCTGATCGCAGGCCAGGACAAGTTCACCGCATTCAAGAACGCGGTGCTGGTGGTGGGCCCGGCCTGCGTGCTGACGCACGGCACCGCCGGCATTTCCTTCATCGCGCTGCAGTTCTCCGACTCCGATTTGATCCGGAAGTTCGGCGAAGCGGGCCTCGCCGCCACCATCATCGCGCTGGTCGCGGTGCTGTCGCTGGTGCCGGTGTTCGGCGTGCTGCTGGTGCGCAACGAGAAGCTGTTCGCGGTCAAGTTCCAGAGCGCGGATGCCGGCGTCCAGGCGCTGCGCAATTTCTGCTATTGGATCGCGGTGCGCATGGTCGGCCGCCCCGGCCTGTTCAGCCTGATCGCGCTGCTGTTCGTCGGCAGTCTCGGCATCGTCTATGCCAATCTCGAGCCGCGCTATCGCCTCGCCGACCAGGTGCCGGACAAGCGCCAGGCCGTTGCCGCCAGCGACCGGCTCGATGCCAAGCTCACCGGCGCCAACCCGGTCAACGTGCTGATCCAGTTCCCCAAGGGTGAATCGCTGTATTCACCAGAGACGTTGCAGACGATCGCGGACGTGCATTCGACCGTCGAGAAAACGGCCGGTGTCGGCAATGTCTGGTCGGTCGAGACCCTGCGCCGTTGGCTCGCGGAAAAGGCCGGCAACGCCGACGTCGCGACGCTGAAGGAATATATCAGCGTCATTCCCGAACATCTGGTGCGGCGCTTCATCGACGCCCAGCAGGATGCCGTGCTGGTCGCCGGCCGCGTGCCGGACAAGGATTCCAGCCAGCTCCTGCCGATCGTCGACAAGCTCGATGCCGAGCTCGACGCCGTCCGCAAGAAGCATCCCGGTTATGAGATCGCGGTGACCGGTCTCGCCGCCATCGCGGCGCGCAACTCGGCCAGCATGATCGAGAAGCTGAACCACGGCCTCACCATCGAATTCGCGCTCGTCGCGATCTTCATCGGATTGGCGTTCCGTTCTTGGGTCGTGATGTTCGCCTGCATCCTGCCGGGCATCTTCCCGGTGGTGATGTCGGGAACGGTGCTGTGGGCGATGGGCGAGGGGCTGCAATTCGCCAGCGTCGTCGCGCTCACCGTCTCGTTCGGCCTCGGCTTGAGCGCCACCATCCACTTCCTCAACCGTCTCCGGCTGGAGAGCAAACCGGGCGTGGGCTCGGCGCTTGCGGTGGAACGCGCGACCGTGCTGGTCGGCCCGGCGCTGATCCTGACCACAGTGGTGCTGGCCTGCGGCCTCGTCGTCACGGTGTTCTCCGATCTGCCGTCGCTGCGGCTGTTCGGCTGGCTCGGCGCCTTCTCGATGATCATGGCGCTGGTCGCCGACCTCTTCATCCTGCGGCCGACGGCGATGTGGCTGATCAACCTGCACGCCAGGTTGCAGGGGACCGACAAGCCGGCGATCTGA